The genomic window GAGCACGTCGCCGGACTGCACGCGGCTGAGGAACTCCGAATAGCTGATGTCCACTTCTTTCGGCGCCTGGCTGCTCGTGCGGATCACCTGGTACAGGACCACGCCCGAGGCGATGATCACCAGCCAGAACAACACCGTCTTGACCGTCGAATTCACTCTGTTCTCCTCACATCCGCCGGCCTAAAACCGGCGTGCCCGCCAACGCGCGGCGGGCCCCACGGGAATGCGCGTCACCTCGTTAGATGCGCGGGGCCGCGCCTGACACTCACAATGATTTTAACCCCTTTGGGCGGCGGAAAGTTCCCGGGGGCTCCAAAAAGCCACTGAGTCTCAGGGGGGAAAAAGCCTTACTACTTCGCCGCGGCGGCCGGGTTCGGCACGCCCGAGGCCACGTACGGCAGGTTGCGGCCCACGTGCGGCGACCCCAGCCCGTACCCCACCACGTACGACTCGTCGATCAGGAAGCCGAAGTAGTCGGGCTGGAGCGAGACCCGGCGCTCTTTCTGCTTGTCGAGGAAGGCGGCCAGCTTCACCGACGTCGCCCCGCGCGCCAGCATCATCCGCATCAGGAACTCGCTCGTCACCCCGGACTGCACCAGGCCCTCGATCAGCAGCACGTCATGCTGCTTCACGTTGGGCTCCGGGGTGAAGAAGATCTCGGTGGTGGAGCTCGAGCCCTGGGTCATCTCGCTGAACATCGGCTTCATGAACTGGCAGACCACCGGGACGTCGATGTGGCGTACCAGGTCGGCCATGAAGATGAACCCGTTCTCCAGCACGCAGACGGCATAGAGCGTCTTGCCGCGGTAGTCCTCGGAGATCTGGCGCGCGAGCTCCTTCACGCGCTTGGCGATCTGTTCGCTCGTCAGCAGGACTCGGAGATTGGTCTTTTCTTCAGCCATCAGGGACCGGAGACGCCGGGCGCAAGGATACAACGTGGCTGCTATTTGGCGAAATCCGCTTCTTCGATCCGCAGGCCCTCGGCGCCGCCCGCGCCCGCCGCGTCGGCCGCCATGCCCCAGCCGCGCAGCCACACGATGCGCTCGCCCGCCGCCACCACCGGCCACAGCTCGCGCTCCCGCCCCGTGATCTTCTTCTCCGTCAGCAGCTCCTTCACCTTCTTCGGACCCTTGGAGTGCCGCGGGTGGAAGCGGTCGCCGGCGCGCCAGTTGCGAACGACGAAGCCGGTCGCGCGGCCGGCCGCGGCATCGGTGGCGCTGATCTGGATGTTCAGTTCGGGGACGCGCACGCCTCCCGGAACCTCCAGGGGATACGCGTAGTTGGTAGCGCCGGCGTCCCGACGGCGGTCGCGCGCGTGTCCCGCCGGCGCCTCCTCCACCCACACCCGCAGCTCGTCTCCGTCGCGGATCGCCCGCACCCCACCCGGCAGCTCGACCGTCCCGCTGCGCTTCGCCGCCAGCTCGCGCACGGCCTCGATCTGCTCGAAGCTGGGCGAGCTGCCGGAACGTTCGCAAGCGTGCTGCAGAAGCTGGCGCTGCAACGCGGCCTCCATCCGCCCCAGCGCTGCGCCGTCGAGGATCACCCCGCGCCCCTGGCCGGGCGCGGCCTTCCAGCGCGCGAGCTCGCGCCACGCCTCGCTCACCGCGCGCTCCCAGTGCTGCTGTTCG from Terriglobales bacterium includes these protein-coding regions:
- a CDS encoding phosphoribosyltransferase family protein → MAEEKTNLRVLLTSEQIAKRVKELARQISEDYRGKTLYAVCVLENGFIFMADLVRHIDVPVVCQFMKPMFSEMTQGSSSTTEIFFTPEPNVKQHDVLLIEGLVQSGVTSEFLMRMMLARGATSVKLAAFLDKQKERRVSLQPDYFGFLIDESYVVGYGLGSPHVGRNLPYVASGVPNPAAAAK
- the tilS gene encoding tRNA lysidine(34) synthetase TilS; translation: MRQHALDALATGHTLDDQAETVLMRLLRGAGTRGLAGILPRKRVAPAEPQPRHVVRPLLAVRRSEVHEYLRSLRQDFRDDASNRDPKFLRNRIRGELLPLLARDYNPQVAEALAQTAEIARAEQQHWERAVSEAWRELARWKAAPGQGRGVILDGAALGRMEAALQRQLLQHACERSGSSPSFEQIEAVRELAAKRSGTVELPGGVRAIRDGDELRVWVEEAPAGHARDRRRDAGATNYAYPLEVPGGVRVPELNIQISATDAAAGRATGFVVRNWRAGDRFHPRHSKGPKKVKELLTEKKITGRERELWPVVAAGERIVWLRGWGMAADAAGAGGAEGLRIEEADFAK